Proteins encoded in a region of the Salinicoccus sp. RF5 genome:
- the racE gene encoding glutamate racemase, which translates to MSRPIGVMDSGVGGLTVASEIMRQLPDESIIYFGDLDRCPYGSRPMEEVRRFTIEVADHLVDRGIKMLVVACNTATAAALDTLKERYDIPVIGVIEPGARSAIQGSTNQNVIVLATEGTVQSGAYPEAIWHINRNFSVQSTACPKFVPLVEELRYKDRVVVRIVLHQTLKHLADSRADTVILGCTHYPLLANEIRDYFDGRKKVIDSGYETAREVSAILTLFDSHAPPESEPRHLMIVNGETSRFEYILKDWMPFMKYTLEQVEL; encoded by the coding sequence ATGAGTAGACCGATCGGTGTGATGGATTCTGGTGTTGGCGGCCTCACGGTGGCAAGCGAGATCATGAGGCAGCTGCCTGACGAGTCGATCATCTATTTCGGAGATCTCGACCGATGTCCCTATGGCAGCCGTCCGATGGAGGAGGTGAGGCGGTTCACAATAGAAGTGGCCGACCATCTCGTGGACCGGGGCATAAAGATGCTTGTCGTGGCCTGCAACACCGCTACGGCGGCAGCGCTTGATACGTTGAAGGAACGATATGACATACCGGTGATCGGCGTCATAGAGCCGGGGGCAAGAAGTGCGATACAGGGCAGTACGAACCAGAATGTCATCGTGCTGGCGACGGAAGGGACAGTGCAGTCCGGGGCCTACCCGGAAGCGATATGGCACATCAACCGCAATTTCAGCGTCCAGAGCACCGCATGCCCGAAATTCGTCCCACTCGTCGAAGAACTGCGGTACAAGGACCGTGTGGTGGTCCGGATCGTCCTCCACCAGACTTTGAAGCATCTGGCGGATTCCAGGGCGGATACCGTCATATTGGGGTGTACACACTATCCCCTGCTGGCTAATGAAATCAGGGACTATTTCGATGGCAGGAAGAAAGTGATCGACTCCGGGTACGAAACCGCACGGGAAGTGAGTGCCATACTGACGCTCTTCGATTCGCATGCTCCACCCGAATCGGAGCCGCGCCACCTGATGATTGTAAATGGGGAGACGTCCCGTTTCGAGTATATACTGAAGGACTGGATGCCCTTCATGAAGTACACATTGGAACAGGTTGAACTTTAA
- the rdgB gene encoding RdgB/HAM1 family non-canonical purine NTP pyrophosphatase: MVRIVVASGNEGKINDFRAIFPDDEIIGIKEMLPGFSVDETEDTFRGNAILKAEAAAEALDMPVLSDDSGLSVDALDGAPGVYSARFAGVDATDEENNSRLLSELEGVGDRTAHFTCVIALAMPGRETRTYEGKLHGEILESPQGGGGFGYDPLFRTEDGRLLGMVSAEEKGEISHRRNALDRLREDTELFDALIHFDGDDGNEDSDRK; encoded by the coding sequence ATGGTCAGAATAGTGGTCGCCAGCGGAAACGAAGGGAAGATCAATGATTTCAGGGCGATATTCCCCGATGATGAAATCATCGGCATAAAGGAGATGCTGCCCGGCTTTTCGGTGGATGAGACGGAGGATACATTCAGGGGCAATGCCATACTCAAGGCGGAAGCAGCTGCAGAGGCGCTCGACATGCCCGTCCTGAGTGATGATTCGGGCCTCAGCGTCGATGCATTGGACGGTGCGCCAGGCGTCTATTCGGCAAGGTTTGCTGGAGTGGATGCGACGGATGAGGAGAACAACAGCAGGCTCCTGTCCGAACTGGAAGGTGTCGGGGACCGCACTGCACATTTCACATGTGTCATCGCCCTCGCCATGCCGGGCCGGGAGACACGGACGTACGAAGGAAAGCTCCATGGTGAAATCCTCGAATCCCCTCAGGGTGGGGGTGGATTCGGATATGACCCGCTCTTCCGGACGGAGGATGGCAGGCTGCTCGGCATGGTTAGTGCCGAGGAAAAAGGGGAAATAAGCCATAGAAGAAATGCATTGGACCGGCTTCGGGAAGACACCGAATTATTCGATGCATTAATACACTTTGATGGAGATGATGGCAATGAGGATTCTGATCGTAAGTGA
- a CDS encoding YfcE family phosphodiesterase codes for MRILIVSDNHGEKGVVYEAYGRNAGDLNIHLGDSEFNYDDTEMVHFERVRGNVDTDSRYPIEGHHETSGVFYTHGHYYDVKKGREVLADRAREYDATYAFYGHSHVAKAEDVGGVFCINPGSISNSKGELVESYAVLDTSSNVVTFLDREHEVIKEVDLDTL; via the coding sequence ATGAGGATTCTGATCGTAAGTGACAACCATGGTGAAAAGGGGGTCGTATATGAGGCATATGGCAGAAATGCAGGCGATCTGAACATCCACCTTGGGGACAGTGAGTTCAACTACGACGATACCGAGATGGTGCATTTCGAACGTGTCAGGGGAAATGTGGATACGGACAGCCGCTACCCTATAGAAGGGCATCACGAAACATCGGGCGTCTTCTATACACATGGACACTACTACGATGTCAAGAAGGGCCGGGAAGTGCTGGCAGACCGCGCCAGGGAATACGATGCCACGTATGCATTCTACGGCCATTCTCATGTGGCGAAGGCCGAAGATGTAGGTGGCGTCTTCTGCATCAATCCGGGAAGCATCTCAAACTCCAAGGGTGAACTCGTGGAGTCCTATGCGGTGCTCGACACATCCAGCAATGTCGTCACCTTCCTGGACAGGGAGCATGAGGTGATCAAGGAAGTGGATCTGGATACGCTCTAG
- a CDS encoding thiol-disulfide oxidoreductase DCC family protein, translating to MNILYFDDDCIICNRFAKIITALDRKDAIRFSSIKELEGIVPEDIDSVVYYSDDMYIHSDAVIEVAADATGFRPVRLLKAIPVCWRNALYRLIARNRYRLNDRMSCTIDPDVRKKIIS from the coding sequence ATGAATATACTTTATTTCGATGACGATTGCATCATCTGCAACCGTTTTGCGAAGATCATCACTGCTCTGGACCGAAAGGACGCCATACGCTTCAGCTCCATAAAGGAGCTGGAAGGGATTGTGCCGGAGGACATCGATTCCGTCGTGTACTACTCCGATGACATGTACATCCATTCCGATGCCGTCATCGAAGTGGCTGCCGATGCGACGGGCTTCAGGCCCGTCAGATTGCTGAAGGCCATTCCCGTCTGCTGGCGGAATGCCCTCTACAGGCTGATCGCAAGGAACAGGTATCGGCTGAATGACAGGATGTCATGCACCATCGACCCGGATGTGAGAAAGAAGATCATCTCATAG
- a CDS encoding GNAT family N-acetyltransferase, with translation MVRIKVDADIELKAMEQGDRAMVFNTVDQNRGHLRKWLPWVDYMTSAEDYIGVIKAWQEDIDNGVGLQLGIFHKGEFVGMCGYNEIFFLSRRGQLGYWISKEGEGKGLVMRSVRKLVEYGFSTLELNRIEIICGEYNYRSRALPEAMGFTKEAVLADYEFLYDHYHDCIMYRQLKREYDAGQP, from the coding sequence ATGGTGAGGATAAAAGTGGACGCGGATATAGAACTGAAGGCCATGGAACAGGGTGACCGGGCGATGGTATTCAATACAGTGGACCAGAACCGCGGCCATCTCAGGAAGTGGCTGCCATGGGTCGACTACATGACCAGTGCAGAGGACTATATCGGTGTGATAAAAGCATGGCAGGAGGATATCGACAACGGCGTCGGCCTGCAGCTCGGCATCTTCCATAAGGGGGAGTTCGTCGGGATGTGCGGATATAATGAAATATTCTTCCTCAGCAGGCGCGGCCAACTCGGCTACTGGATCTCGAAGGAAGGGGAGGGGAAGGGGCTCGTCATGCGGTCCGTCCGAAAGCTTGTGGAATATGGATTCAGCACGCTCGAACTGAACCGGATAGAGATCATCTGCGGAGAATACAACTACAGGAGCCGGGCCCTGCCCGAGGCAATGGGATTCACGAAGGAAGCTGTACTTGCAGACTACGAGTTCCTGTACGACCATTATCACGACTGCATCATGTACCGGCAGCTGAAAAGGGAGTACGATGCAGGGCAGCCCTGA
- a CDS encoding NUDIX domain-containing protein → MSKFDEPILVVPRDVLFNDEADAFNGFIGMNDRRYENIISTLPKFEVKRRGDMEEDPAYKQLVGYVIITSDNGKTLVYKRLNGGGEARLHGMLSIGVGGHMNDVPDASGIEEKLYINAGRELSEEVGLSQEQLEDIEIVGLINDDDNEVGRVHIGVVFKVTVEEADVASHEEDTLELIWEKDDQLAERSPYESWSELIIKDAYGR, encoded by the coding sequence ATGAGCAAATTTGATGAACCTATTCTCGTAGTACCGAGGGATGTTCTTTTTAATGATGAGGCGGATGCCTTCAATGGTTTCATTGGCATGAACGACAGGAGGTACGAAAACATTATTTCGACCCTTCCCAAGTTCGAAGTGAAGCGGCGGGGGGACATGGAGGAAGATCCGGCGTACAAGCAGCTGGTCGGTTATGTCATAATCACTTCCGACAATGGGAAAACACTCGTCTACAAACGCCTGAATGGCGGTGGTGAAGCGCGCCTGCACGGCATGCTGTCGATTGGTGTCGGCGGGCATATGAATGATGTACCGGATGCTTCCGGCATCGAAGAAAAGCTTTACATCAATGCAGGACGGGAACTTTCTGAGGAGGTGGGACTCTCCCAGGAACAGCTCGAAGATATAGAAATCGTCGGTCTGATCAACGACGATGATAACGAGGTGGGCCGTGTCCATATCGGTGTCGTATTCAAGGTGACGGTCGAGGAAGCGGATGTTGCGTCGCATGAGGAGGATACACTTGAGCTCATCTGGGAAAAGGACGACCAGCTGGCGGAGCGGTCCCCTTACGAATCATGGAGCGAACTGATCATCAAGGATGCCTATGGACGATAA
- the tig gene encoding trigger factor, whose translation MSQKWEKQEGNEGVLTVTVPAKEVDGALNEAFKKVSKDVSIPGFRKGKVPRQMFEKRFGVESLYQDALDILLPKAYTEAVNEADINPVDQPEVDIEQMEKGKDLIFTAKVIVEPEVKLGEYKGLEAEELDTEVTEEDVQKEIDNMLEAHADMVVKEDGKVEEGDVVNLDFDGYIDGEQFEGGQAEGYELEIGSGSFIPGFEEQVVGMGVEEEKDVNVTFPEEYHAEELAGKEATFKVKVNSMKSKEIPELDDELVKELDQDVETVDALKEKVEKDLKEAKENEADVTMKEQLIEQAAENAEIDVPEAMVKTETDRMLQEFEQRLSQQGINMEMYQQLSGQDEDALREQMKDDAQKRVRTNLVLKQIAVDEDIEVTEADMDKELEKMSEQFGIKVEDIKSTLGDLSMLQDDLKVQKAIDVLVDNRKQK comes from the coding sequence ATGTCTCAAAAGTGGGAAAAACAAGAGGGTAACGAAGGAGTTCTGACTGTCACAGTCCCTGCAAAGGAAGTTGACGGTGCTCTCAATGAAGCATTCAAGAAAGTTTCAAAAGATGTAAGCATTCCAGGATTCAGAAAAGGCAAAGTGCCGCGCCAAATGTTCGAAAAGCGTTTCGGTGTAGAATCCCTTTACCAGGATGCACTGGATATCCTGCTTCCAAAAGCTTATACAGAAGCTGTAAATGAAGCGGACATCAATCCTGTGGATCAGCCTGAAGTGGACATCGAGCAGATGGAGAAGGGCAAAGACCTCATCTTCACTGCGAAAGTCATCGTGGAACCTGAAGTGAAGCTCGGCGAATACAAAGGGCTTGAAGCTGAAGAGCTTGACACGGAAGTGACTGAAGAGGATGTTCAGAAGGAAATCGACAACATGCTCGAAGCACATGCTGACATGGTTGTTAAGGAAGACGGAAAAGTTGAAGAGGGAGACGTCGTCAACCTCGACTTCGACGGCTATATAGATGGTGAACAGTTCGAAGGCGGCCAGGCTGAAGGCTACGAACTCGAAATCGGTTCCGGCAGCTTCATCCCAGGCTTCGAAGAACAGGTAGTCGGCATGGGTGTTGAAGAGGAGAAGGATGTCAACGTCACTTTCCCTGAGGAATACCATGCAGAAGAACTTGCTGGCAAAGAAGCGACTTTCAAAGTCAAAGTCAACAGCATGAAATCCAAGGAGATTCCTGAACTCGACGACGAACTCGTCAAGGAACTCGATCAGGATGTAGAAACTGTGGACGCTTTGAAGGAGAAGGTCGAAAAAGACCTCAAAGAAGCGAAGGAAAATGAAGCGGATGTGACCATGAAGGAACAGCTCATCGAGCAGGCTGCAGAAAATGCAGAAATCGATGTGCCGGAAGCGATGGTCAAGACGGAAACTGACAGGATGCTCCAGGAATTCGAACAGCGCCTCTCCCAGCAGGGCATCAACATGGAGATGTACCAGCAGCTGTCCGGCCAGGACGAAGATGCACTCCGTGAACAGATGAAGGACGATGCACAGAAGCGTGTACGTACGAATCTCGTGCTCAAGCAGATTGCTGTTGATGAGGACATCGAAGTGACTGAAGCGGACATGGACAAAGAGCTTGAAAAGATGAGCGAACAGTTCGGCATCAAAGTGGAAGACATCAAATCCACTCTCGGCGACCTCTCCATGCTCCAGGACGACCTCAAAGTACAGAAGGCAATCGATGTACTTGTAGACAACAGGAAACAGAAATAG